The proteins below come from a single Procambarus clarkii isolate CNS0578487 chromosome 54, FALCON_Pclarkii_2.0, whole genome shotgun sequence genomic window:
- the LOC138352525 gene encoding adhesive plaque matrix protein-like, producing MKLLVFVILAAAACASVIEKRDAEPSYVTSNYGSAYPAYSNRYHNGKRSAEPEPEPSYPIYSYDSRLGYGRHYNKRSAEPKPEPSYPVYYAPRHVYIRHFYKRSAEPEPEPSYPVYYAPRHGYGPHFYKRSADPEPSYSVFSNYGYRPLNAYSHHFY from the exons ATGAAGCTCTTG GTGTTTGTGATCCTGGCGGCAGCCGCTTGCGCTTCTGTGATTGAGAAGCGAGATGCGGAGCCCAGTTACGTGACGAGCAATTACGGTAGTGCTTACCCAGCATACAGTAACCGTTACCACAATGGAAAGAGGTCTGCCGAGCCAGAGCCTGAACCGTCATACCCAATTTACTCTTACGACTCACGACTTGGTTATGGCCGCCATTACAACAAGAGGTCTGCCGAACCAAAGCCTGAACCATCGTATCCTGTCTACTACGCTCCTCGTCACGTTTATATCCGCCATTTCTACAAGAGATCTGCCGAACCAGAGCCTGAACCGTCGTATCCTGTCTACTACGCTCCCCGTCACGGTTATGGCCCCCATTTCTACAAGAGGTCTGCAGATCCTGAACCATCCTACTCAGTCTTCTCTAATTACGGTTACCGGCCACTCAACGCTTATAGCCACCACTTTTACTAG